The following proteins come from a genomic window of Pseudoxanthobacter soli DSM 19599:
- a CDS encoding HU family DNA-binding protein — translation MTNGKANRFSKNELTAAVAEKAGLTKADATKAVDAAFDAIVEALVKGDEVRIVGFGTFAVSERAASTGRDPRTGESIDIPAAKVPKFKAGKPLKDAVNA, via the coding sequence ATGACGAACGGCAAAGCGAATCGGTTCAGCAAGAACGAGCTGACCGCGGCGGTGGCCGAGAAGGCGGGCCTGACGAAGGCCGACGCTACGAAGGCCGTCGACGCCGCGTTCGACGCGATCGTCGAAGCGCTGGTGAAGGGCGATGAAGTCCGCATCGTCGGCTTCGGCACGTTTGCCGTCAGCGAGCGCGCCGCGTCCACCGGTCGCGATCCGCGCACGGGCGAGTCCATCGACATCCCGGCTGCGAAGGTTCCGAAGTTCAAGGCGGGCAAGCCGCTGAAGGACGCCGTCAACGCCTGA
- a CDS encoding GIY-YIG nuclease family protein gives MKHEERRAAVAAYKERKSRAGIYAVRCLPAGKCWVGRTADVGAIRNRLWFTLANGSGTRPAMQAAWNAHGAEAFSFEELERLPDDIEAVSVDRVLKERLAHWRAVLGADLA, from the coding sequence ATGAAGCACGAGGAACGCAGAGCGGCCGTTGCCGCCTACAAGGAGCGCAAGTCGCGCGCCGGGATCTACGCCGTGCGTTGCCTGCCGGCAGGGAAGTGCTGGGTGGGGCGCACGGCGGATGTGGGCGCGATCCGCAATCGCCTGTGGTTCACGCTGGCGAACGGCAGCGGCACACGGCCTGCGATGCAGGCGGCCTGGAACGCCCATGGTGCCGAAGCCTTCAGCTTCGAAGAACTGGAGCGCCTGCCCGACGATATCGAGGCCGTGAGCGTCGACCGCGTGCTCAAAGAGCGGCTCGCGCACTGGCGCGCCGTTCTCGGCGCGGACCTTGCCTGA
- a CDS encoding DUF2239 family protein, whose amino-acid sequence MTDPLSRPATAFEGGCAVARGALIDVAMAVKARTEADPAATPLVFDDATGAVIDLDLRGGRDDIAARLSTGVVPGQTRAGANEPGPAGGKGRGRPKLGVVAREVTLLPRQWEWLAAQKGGASQALRRLVDDARRRDDGRDRAATERAYRFMSAAAGDLPGFEEASRALFAGDRARFDASTAGWPADIRIHAARLAWDDRDGPAR is encoded by the coding sequence ATGACCGACCCGCTATCCCGCCCCGCGACCGCGTTCGAGGGCGGCTGTGCTGTCGCCCGGGGCGCGCTGATCGACGTGGCGATGGCGGTGAAGGCCCGGACGGAAGCGGACCCCGCAGCCACGCCGCTGGTGTTCGACGACGCGACCGGCGCCGTGATCGATCTCGACCTGAGAGGCGGCCGCGATGACATCGCGGCGCGGCTTTCCACGGGTGTCGTTCCGGGACAGACGCGAGCCGGCGCGAACGAACCGGGTCCGGCGGGCGGCAAGGGGAGGGGGCGGCCGAAGCTCGGGGTCGTCGCGCGCGAGGTCACGCTGCTGCCCCGGCAGTGGGAGTGGCTGGCCGCGCAGAAGGGCGGGGCGTCGCAGGCGCTGCGGCGGCTGGTCGACGACGCCCGCCGCCGCGATGACGGGCGCGACCGGGCCGCGACCGAGCGGGCCTACCGGTTCATGTCGGCCGCCGCCGGCGATCTGCCCGGTTTCGAAGAGGCGTCGCGGGCGCTGTTCGCCGGCGACCGCGCCCGGTTCGACGCTTCGACCGCCGGCTGGCCGGCCGATATCCGCATCCACGCGGCGCGGCTGGCGTGGGACGATCGCGACGGCCCGGCGCGCTGA
- the rpsB gene encoding 30S ribosomal protein S2: MALPDFTMRQLLEAGVHFGHQTHRWNPKMAPFLFGVRNNVHIIDLAQSVPLLHQALKAVSDTVANGGRVLLVGTKRQAQEAVADSARRSAQYFVNARWLGGMLTNWKTISLSIQRLRKLEELLGGDQQGLTKKERLNLSRELEKLERNLGGIKDMGGVPDLIFVIDTNREKIAIEEARRLGIPVVAILDSNCDPDGITYPIPGNDDAGRAITLYCDLIARAAIDGLVRSQGSLGVDIGAAEDLVEEPALAEAPAEEAEAAAE, from the coding sequence ATGGCTCTTCCCGATTTCACCATGCGCCAGCTGCTCGAGGCCGGCGTGCACTTCGGTCACCAGACCCACCGCTGGAACCCGAAGATGGCCCCCTTCCTGTTCGGGGTCCGCAACAACGTTCACATCATCGATCTCGCCCAGTCGGTGCCGCTGCTGCACCAGGCGCTGAAGGCGGTGAGCGACACGGTCGCCAACGGCGGCCGCGTGCTGCTCGTCGGCACCAAGCGCCAGGCCCAGGAGGCGGTTGCCGATTCCGCCCGCCGTTCGGCGCAGTATTTCGTCAACGCCCGCTGGCTCGGCGGCATGCTGACCAACTGGAAGACCATCTCGCTGTCGATCCAGCGCCTGCGCAAGCTCGAGGAGCTGCTCGGCGGCGACCAGCAGGGTCTGACCAAGAAGGAGCGCCTCAACCTCAGCCGCGAGCTGGAGAAGCTTGAGCGCAACCTCGGCGGCATCAAGGACATGGGCGGCGTGCCCGACCTGATCTTCGTCATCGACACCAACCGCGAGAAGATCGCGATCGAGGAAGCCCGTCGTCTGGGCATCCCGGTGGTGGCGATCCTCGATTCCAACTGCGATCCGGACGGCATCACCTATCCGATCCCGGGCAACGACGACGCCGGCCGCGCGATCACGCTTTATTGCGACCTGATCGCCCGCGCCGCCATCGACGGTCTGGTGCGGTCGCAGGGCTCGCTCGGCGTCGACATCGGCGCGGCCGAGGACCTGGTCGAGGAGCCGGCGCTCGCCGAGGCTCCGGCCGAGGAAGCCGAAGCAGCCGCGGAGTGA
- the tsf gene encoding translation elongation factor Ts has product MSISAQMVKELREKTGAGMMDCKAALIESAGEMEAAVDWLRKKGLSKAAKKAGRVAAEGLIGVASAGTSAAVVEVNSETDFVARNEQFQSIVRTIAGVALEAHGDRDRTAAATFPGKSHSVDEELREAIATIGENMSLRRTTALKVSDGVVATYIHSAVADGLGKIGVLVALESTGDKAALTELGRKVAMHVAATSPLGLAAEDISDDVVARERNVYADQARQSGKPENIIEKMVEGRMRKFYEEVTLLKQAFVLDPEKTVEAAVAEAGKAMGAAVKVTGFVRYALGEGIEKETSDFAAEVAAAAAG; this is encoded by the coding sequence ATGAGCATTTCCGCCCAGATGGTGAAGGAGCTCCGCGAGAAGACGGGCGCGGGCATGATGGACTGCAAGGCGGCCCTCATTGAAAGCGCCGGCGAGATGGAGGCCGCGGTCGACTGGCTGCGCAAGAAGGGCCTGTCCAAGGCCGCCAAGAAGGCCGGCCGTGTTGCCGCCGAAGGCCTGATCGGCGTCGCCTCCGCCGGCACGTCCGCCGCGGTGGTCGAGGTCAACTCCGAGACCGACTTTGTCGCCCGCAACGAGCAGTTCCAGTCGATCGTGCGCACCATCGCCGGCGTCGCCCTCGAGGCGCACGGCGACCGTGACCGCACCGCCGCCGCGACCTTCCCGGGCAAGTCCCACTCGGTCGATGAGGAACTGCGCGAGGCGATCGCCACCATCGGCGAGAACATGTCGCTGCGCCGCACGACCGCCCTCAAGGTCAGCGACGGCGTCGTCGCCACCTACATCCACAGCGCGGTGGCCGACGGCCTAGGCAAGATCGGCGTGCTGGTCGCCCTCGAGTCGACCGGCGACAAGGCCGCGCTGACCGAGCTCGGCCGCAAGGTGGCGATGCATGTCGCCGCCACGAGCCCGCTCGGCCTCGCCGCCGAGGACATCAGCGACGATGTCGTCGCCCGCGAGCGCAACGTCTATGCCGACCAGGCCCGCCAGTCCGGCAAGCCCGAGAACATCATCGAGAAGATGGTCGAGGGCCGGATGCGCAAGTTCTACGAGGAAGTCACCCTGCTGAAGCAGGCCTTCGTGCTCGACCCGGAGAAGACGGTGGAAGCCGCCGTCGCCGAGGCCGGAAAGGCCATGGGCGCTGCGGTGAAGGTGACGGGCTTCGTGCGCTACGCCCTCGGCGAAGGCATCGAGAAGGAGACCTCGGACTTCGCCGCCGAGGTCGCTGCCGCGGCCGCCGGCTGA
- the pyrH gene encoding UMP kinase, translated as MSTEPKPDLRWKRVLLKVSGEALMGDQGFGIDTRTLDRIADEVAQAVAIGARIGLVVGGGNFVRGARIAAGGVNRVAGDHMGMLATVMNCLALHDALTRRGVDARVVSALTVPAVCDTFTQRGAQEHMDAGRVVLFAGGTGNPFFTTDSGAALRAAEMGCDALLKGTNVDGVYSADPKRDPNAVRYERLTHQEVLARDLAVMDAAAIALARDNAIPVIVFSIQQPGAFIEVLCGRGRATIVDG; from the coding sequence ATGAGCACCGAACCCAAGCCGGATCTGCGCTGGAAGCGAGTGTTGCTGAAGGTCTCGGGTGAAGCCCTGATGGGCGACCAGGGCTTCGGCATCGACACGCGCACGCTCGACCGGATTGCCGACGAGGTCGCCCAGGCGGTCGCCATCGGCGCCCGGATCGGGCTCGTCGTGGGCGGCGGCAATTTCGTGCGCGGCGCGCGCATCGCCGCGGGCGGCGTCAACCGCGTCGCCGGCGACCACATGGGCATGCTCGCCACCGTCATGAACTGCCTTGCGCTGCACGACGCGCTGACCCGCCGCGGCGTCGATGCGCGCGTGGTCTCCGCCCTGACCGTTCCGGCGGTTTGCGACACCTTCACCCAGCGCGGCGCCCAGGAGCACATGGATGCCGGCCGCGTGGTGCTGTTCGCCGGCGGCACCGGCAACCCGTTCTTCACCACCGATTCCGGCGCGGCGCTGCGGGCGGCGGAGATGGGCTGCGACGCGCTGCTGAAGGGCACCAATGTCGACGGCGTCTATTCCGCCGACCCGAAGCGCGATCCGAACGCGGTGCGTTACGAGCGGTTGACCCATCAGGAGGTGCTCGCGCGCGACCTTGCGGTGATGGACGCCGCCGCAATCGCACTTGCCCGCGATAACGCCATTCCTGTAATCGTGTTTTCGATCCAGCAGCCGGGAGCCTTCATCGAGGTTCTCTGCGGCCGGGGCCGGGCGACGATCGTCGACGGCTGA
- the frr gene encoding ribosome recycling factor encodes MANDALDLAGIKRRMQGAVDVLKNELSGLRTGRASASLLDPIVVDVYGSSMPLNQLATVSVPEARLISVQVWDRSTAGAVERAIRESSLGLNPVVEGTSMRIPIPELNAERRQELIKVAHKYAEAARVSIRHVRRDGMESLKKLEKDGAVGQDEQRVLSDKVQKLTDESITDVDQLLAHKEKEIAQV; translated from the coding sequence ATGGCCAACGACGCACTCGATCTCGCGGGTATCAAGCGGCGGATGCAGGGCGCGGTCGACGTTCTGAAGAACGAACTGTCGGGGCTGCGCACCGGCCGGGCATCGGCCAGCCTGCTCGATCCGATCGTGGTCGACGTCTACGGCAGCTCCATGCCGCTCAACCAGCTCGCGACCGTCAGCGTGCCCGAAGCGCGCCTGATCAGCGTTCAGGTGTGGGACCGTTCCACCGCCGGCGCCGTCGAGCGTGCGATCCGTGAATCGAGCCTCGGGCTCAATCCGGTGGTCGAAGGCACTTCGATGCGGATTCCGATCCCCGAGCTCAATGCCGAGCGCCGCCAGGAACTCATCAAGGTCGCGCACAAGTACGCCGAGGCTGCCCGCGTCTCGATCCGCCACGTGCGGCGGGACGGCATGGAAAGCCTGAAGAAGCTCGAGAAGGATGGCGCCGTGGGCCAGGACGAGCAGCGCGTGCTCTCCGACAAGGTCCAGAAGCTGACGGACGAGTCGATCACCGACGTCGACCAGCTGCTCGCCCACAAGGAGAAGGAGATCGCGCAGGTCTGA
- a CDS encoding isoprenyl transferase: MPGAAAAAIAGADFGPAVVPCHVAIIMDGNGRWANAQGLPRIEGHRQGVETVRRTVRHARKRGIRFLTLFSFSSENWSRPKEEVTFLLGLLKMFIRRDLAELDSANVRVRVVGEREGLGEELCALLDEAEATTRSNTGLTLVIAFNYGARNEIVRAARALAAAVAAGELAIGDIDEAAIAARLDTAEIPDPDLVIRTSGEMRLSNFLLWQAAYSELVFDAVHWPEFDDAAFDRALEEFAARDRRFGGLSVRAGA, encoded by the coding sequence ATGCCCGGCGCCGCTGCGGCCGCCATCGCAGGCGCGGACTTCGGTCCTGCCGTCGTGCCCTGCCACGTCGCCATCATCATGGATGGCAACGGGCGTTGGGCAAACGCCCAGGGCCTGCCCCGCATCGAAGGTCATCGCCAGGGGGTGGAGACGGTGCGCCGCACCGTGCGCCATGCGCGCAAGCGCGGCATCCGCTTCCTCACGCTGTTCAGCTTCTCCTCCGAGAACTGGTCGCGTCCGAAGGAGGAGGTCACCTTCCTGCTCGGCCTTCTCAAGATGTTCATTCGCCGCGATCTCGCCGAACTCGACAGCGCCAATGTGCGCGTCCGCGTCGTGGGCGAGCGTGAGGGCCTCGGCGAGGAACTCTGTGCGCTCCTGGACGAGGCCGAGGCGACGACGCGTTCCAATACTGGCCTGACCCTCGTCATCGCGTTCAACTATGGCGCACGAAACGAGATCGTCCGCGCGGCGCGCGCGCTCGCGGCGGCGGTCGCGGCCGGTGAACTCGCGATCGGCGACATCGACGAAGCCGCCATCGCCGCCCGCCTCGACACCGCCGAAATTCCCGACCCCGACCTCGTGATCCGCACCAGCGGCGAGATGCGGCTGTCGAATTTCCTGCTGTGGCAGGCCGCTTATTCGGAACTTGTTTTCGACGCCGTGCATTGGCCTGAGTTCGACGACGCGGCGTTCGACCGCGCACTCGAGGAGTTCGCAGCACGCGACCGGCGTTTCGGCGGCTTGTCCGTCCGGGCCGGCGCGTGA